One Verrucomicrobiota bacterium DNA window includes the following coding sequences:
- the murJ gene encoding murein biosynthesis integral membrane protein MurJ, producing MLRSLATVSGFTAMSRVLGFVRDIFLANFLGTKMAADAFVAAFRFPNMFRRIFGEGAFSAAFVPLFGRELEEKGAGEAELFASRSFTYLGGVLLVGTALALPGMEWIMAIFTQGFRERPETMALAVAYGRIAFSYLLCMALAAHLSGVLNTLRVYAMPALAPVLLNLVFLTGLGVVVPLLGFSQSPIEAGYVAVWCVFVAGFAQLAVLWVACWKKGMPVRVVWPKWGPQMQRLTVLMGPGVLSAGVQQVNLLVGTMIASEQVGALSYLYFADRLNQLPLGMIGIAFSTVLLTEITRALRKGEEAKALQTQADGIVNALFLTIPAAVALCLAAEPILRVLFERNLFTAVSTRETATALFWFATGLPAYVLVKVLQPTYFARENTKLPMVFAVVTVLVNVGLSLWLFRRHGHEGIAMATSFAGWVNVLLLFAGARDKLQLGPKRWGRIFGMLLASGLMGAGLAWALRFAAGWLEGTFLERALSLAGVVLFGMTVYAIWTMLFRVVSLSEVLRWWRRKK from the coding sequence ATGCTACGTTCTTTGGCCACTGTGAGCGGGTTCACCGCCATGAGCCGGGTGCTCGGTTTTGTCCGGGACATTTTCCTGGCCAATTTCCTGGGAACCAAGATGGCGGCCGATGCCTTCGTGGCGGCCTTTCGTTTCCCCAATATGTTCCGCCGGATTTTTGGGGAAGGAGCCTTCAGTGCCGCTTTCGTCCCGCTCTTTGGCCGGGAATTGGAAGAGAAAGGAGCGGGGGAGGCAGAGCTTTTCGCCAGCCGCAGTTTCACTTACCTGGGCGGGGTCTTGCTGGTGGGGACCGCCCTGGCTCTGCCAGGGATGGAGTGGATCATGGCGATCTTCACCCAAGGCTTTCGCGAGCGACCCGAAACCATGGCCTTGGCCGTGGCCTACGGCCGGATTGCCTTCTCCTATCTTCTCTGCATGGCTTTGGCCGCCCATCTCAGCGGGGTCCTGAATACCCTGCGGGTCTACGCCATGCCGGCTTTGGCCCCCGTCTTGCTGAATCTCGTCTTTCTGACGGGCTTGGGAGTGGTGGTGCCCCTTTTGGGCTTTTCCCAAAGCCCGATTGAGGCTGGCTACGTGGCGGTCTGGTGTGTCTTTGTGGCTGGCTTTGCTCAACTGGCGGTGCTCTGGGTGGCCTGTTGGAAGAAAGGCATGCCGGTCCGGGTGGTCTGGCCGAAGTGGGGGCCGCAGATGCAGCGCTTGACCGTGTTGATGGGTCCGGGGGTGCTGAGCGCGGGGGTGCAGCAGGTCAATTTGCTGGTGGGCACCATGATTGCCTCGGAACAGGTAGGCGCCCTTTCCTACCTCTACTTCGCGGATCGACTCAATCAGCTTCCGCTCGGGATGATCGGCATCGCTTTCTCCACCGTGCTCCTGACCGAGATCACGCGAGCCCTGCGAAAGGGGGAGGAGGCCAAAGCGCTCCAGACGCAAGCCGATGGGATCGTGAACGCTCTTTTTCTGACCATCCCGGCGGCGGTCGCGCTCTGCCTGGCGGCCGAACCGATTTTGAGAGTTCTCTTTGAGAGAAACCTATTCACGGCCGTGAGCACGCGAGAAACGGCCACCGCCCTGTTCTGGTTTGCGACCGGCTTGCCGGCCTATGTCCTAGTCAAAGTCTTGCAGCCAACTTATTTCGCGCGGGAGAATACCAAGCTGCCGATGGTCTTCGCGGTGGTGACGGTCTTGGTGAACGTGGGCTTGAGCCTCTGGCTATTTCGGCGGCACGGCCATGAGGGAATCGCGATGGCGACCTCCTTCGCGGGCTGGGTCAATGTCTTGCTCCTTTTTGCCGGAGCCCGGGACAAACTCCAGCTCGGCCCGAAGCGCTGGGGGAGAATTTTCGGAATGCTTTTGGCCAGTGGTCTCATGGGCGCGGGCTTGGCCTGGGCGCTCCGCTTTGCGGCGGGGTGGCTGGAGGGGACCTTTCTCGAGCGAGCGCTTTCGCTGGCGGGGGTGGTGCTGTTCGGGATGACGGTCTATGCCATCTGGACCATGCTTTTCCGGGTGGTTTCTCTTTCCGAGGTCCTGCGCTGGTGGCGTCGTAAGAAATGA
- a CDS encoding choice-of-anchor A family protein — MILRFASLGLLLLVSTTARSSAQGDIQTLLDTFNVITGDYSLQSNETEGATFVYGSYMPSNNVRFGFNSGTAANDSDNMLWLNNGLSGSGTTTLLSGSLVTRIDVENTKFALNGNAPGTPILREGVTLWDAAVNSLGFSDAFEIQSTLQAASSQWAALTTNSFTSTPGNGSLTFNASPTLIDGFQVAVFDIDGESAFGSASNVYDRLELQFNGAETVLINVAGQNITINDNFTNGFVNNESKILFNFFEAETVTINRNIRAGIFAPNATVNQGGSNFDGTVVAAVLNQNAEIHNEKFEGPLPFQPIPEPSSALLLLGGATLLLRRRR; from the coding sequence ATGATTCTCCGTTTCGCGTCCTTGGGACTCCTTCTCCTTGTCAGCACCACGGCCCGCTCGTCGGCTCAGGGGGACATCCAAACTCTCCTGGATACTTTCAACGTCATCACGGGCGACTACTCTCTCCAAAGCAACGAAACGGAGGGCGCTACCTTCGTCTACGGCAGCTACATGCCGAGCAACAACGTCCGTTTTGGCTTCAACAGCGGGACCGCCGCCAATGATAGTGACAACATGCTCTGGCTGAACAACGGCCTGAGCGGCTCGGGCACGACCACTCTTTTGAGCGGCAGCCTTGTGACCCGCATTGACGTGGAAAACACCAAATTCGCCCTCAACGGAAACGCACCTGGCACCCCCATTCTCCGTGAGGGAGTCACCCTCTGGGACGCCGCCGTCAATAGCCTGGGCTTCAGCGATGCCTTCGAGATCCAGAGCACCTTGCAAGCGGCTTCCAGCCAGTGGGCCGCGCTCACCACCAACAGCTTCACGAGCACCCCGGGCAATGGCTCCCTCACCTTCAACGCCAGCCCCACCCTCATCGATGGCTTTCAAGTGGCGGTCTTTGACATCGATGGCGAGAGCGCCTTCGGCTCCGCCAGCAATGTCTACGACCGACTCGAACTCCAGTTCAACGGCGCCGAAACCGTCCTCATCAACGTGGCGGGCCAGAACATCACCATCAATGACAACTTCACCAACGGCTTCGTAAACAACGAATCCAAAATCCTCTTCAACTTCTTCGAGGCCGAGACCGTCACCATCAATCGCAACATTCGGGCCGGCATCTTTGCCCCCAACGCGACCGTCAACCAAGGCGGCTCGAACTTCGACGGCACCGTGGTCGCCGCCGTGCTCAATCAAAACGCGGAAATCCACAACGAGAAATTCGAAGGACCCCTCCCCTTCCAGCCCATCCCCGAGCCCAGCTCCGCCCTCCTCCTTCTAGGAGGCGCTACGCTCCTCCTGCGGCGTCGCCGCTAG
- a CDS encoding shikimate kinase encodes MALKPTTPPVQGKPHLILIGFMGCGKTTLGKRVAETLGWPFLDTDALLTAETGQSIPEIFRERGEAAFRDLEEGVLAGLRDRPASVISTGGGLVIRESNRSLLRQIGYVVWLTTHPEILWQRVSRNQNRPLVQGPDGRQRFDELLATRRPLYHEAADLAIDTAELSPEETVAGIVASAEYHFASRA; translated from the coding sequence GTGGCTCTTAAACCAACAACGCCTCCGGTCCAAGGAAAACCCCATCTCATCCTGATCGGATTCATGGGCTGCGGCAAGACCACCCTCGGCAAACGAGTGGCCGAGACCCTCGGCTGGCCTTTTCTCGATACCGATGCCCTCCTGACGGCCGAGACCGGGCAATCCATCCCGGAGATCTTCCGGGAGCGAGGCGAAGCGGCTTTTCGCGATTTGGAAGAAGGGGTCTTGGCCGGTCTGCGGGATCGACCGGCCAGCGTCATCTCGACCGGGGGCGGCCTGGTGATCCGGGAAAGCAATCGTTCCCTTCTCCGGCAAATCGGCTATGTTGTCTGGCTCACCACCCATCCGGAAATCCTTTGGCAACGCGTCTCCCGTAATCAAAATCGTCCCCTGGTGCAGGGACCGGACGGACGCCAGCGGTTCGACGAACTCCTGGCCACCCGGCGCCCCCTCTATCATGAAGCCGCTGATCTTGCCATCGACACTGCCGAGCTCTCCCCCGAGGAGACGGTTGCCGGAATCGTCGCGAGCGCGGAATACCACTTCGCCAGCCGAGCTTGA
- a CDS encoding glutaredoxin family protein, producing MKVFTKTGCPWCLDAIAWLKENDYDFTEVNVSRDRAAFEEMHRLSGQTKAPTLVLEDGQVLADFGVAELKPFLASL from the coding sequence ATGAAGGTCTTCACCAAAACCGGCTGCCCGTGGTGCCTCGATGCCATTGCTTGGCTGAAGGAAAATGACTACGACTTCACTGAAGTCAATGTCAGCCGCGACCGCGCGGCTTTCGAGGAAATGCATCGCCTGAGCGGCCAGACCAAGGCCCCCACCCTCGTCCTGGAGGACGGCCAAGTCCTGGCTGATTTTGGAGTCGCGGAACTCAAGCCCTTCCTGGCCTCCCTCTAG
- the nadB gene encoding L-aspartate oxidase: MVQYDFIVVGSGVAGLFFALKAAKQGRVGVLTKRRGKDSNTRWAQGGISCVMSPEDSFERHVEDTLDAGVGLCDEEVVRLIVKEGPACIQELIEIGVEFDRRATDDGGEELDLGKEGGHTRRRVLHHRDTTGREVSRKLLAAVQAEAKIDLLENHYAIDLITTLKLGYVTENRCLGIYALNEESGEVVALPCERVVLATGGCGRVYQFTTNPDIATGDGVAMAWRAGLPVANMEFIQFHPTCLYHSARKSFLITEAMRGEGAILLDAKGEDFVKPFDARGSLAPRDIVARAIDSHLKRTGEPCVYLDISHREADFIRERFPNIYAHCLDCGIDITRERIPVIPAAHYQCGGVVADVNGATELTGLSVIGEAACTGLHGANRLASNSILEALVMAHRAAEELLRQVPPERSEPAPLPEWRAGEVTDVDELVVIYHNWDEIRKTMADYVSIVRTDKRLQRASTRLRNLRQEVQEFYWNFKVTSELLELRNLVDVAAIIVESAARRRESRGLHFTLDAPETEPGYGRPTVVRR, encoded by the coding sequence ATGGTTCAATATGATTTCATCGTGGTCGGGAGCGGAGTGGCCGGCCTGTTTTTCGCGCTGAAAGCGGCCAAGCAGGGACGAGTCGGGGTCCTCACCAAACGTCGGGGCAAGGATTCCAACACCCGCTGGGCCCAAGGGGGCATTTCGTGCGTCATGAGTCCGGAGGATTCCTTTGAACGACACGTGGAGGACACGCTCGATGCCGGGGTCGGTTTGTGTGACGAGGAGGTGGTCCGCTTGATTGTGAAAGAGGGTCCGGCCTGTATCCAGGAGTTGATCGAGATCGGGGTGGAGTTTGATCGACGAGCCACCGATGACGGAGGGGAGGAGTTGGACTTGGGCAAGGAAGGCGGGCATACGCGACGGCGGGTCCTGCATCATCGTGACACCACCGGCCGGGAGGTCAGTCGCAAACTGCTCGCGGCCGTCCAGGCGGAGGCCAAGATCGACCTCCTGGAAAACCATTATGCCATCGACCTCATCACGACCCTCAAGCTGGGCTACGTGACCGAGAATCGTTGCCTCGGCATCTACGCTCTCAACGAGGAGAGCGGGGAGGTGGTGGCCCTCCCTTGCGAGCGGGTGGTCTTGGCCACGGGGGGATGTGGTCGGGTCTACCAGTTCACGACCAACCCCGACATTGCCACGGGCGATGGGGTGGCCATGGCGTGGCGGGCGGGCCTGCCGGTGGCCAATATGGAGTTCATCCAGTTTCACCCGACCTGCCTCTACCACAGTGCCCGGAAGTCCTTTCTCATCACCGAGGCCATGAGGGGGGAGGGGGCGATTTTGTTGGATGCCAAGGGCGAGGATTTTGTGAAGCCGTTTGATGCCCGCGGCTCTCTCGCTCCCCGGGACATTGTGGCCCGGGCCATCGATTCCCATCTCAAGCGGACGGGGGAGCCTTGCGTCTATCTCGATATCAGCCACCGCGAGGCGGACTTCATCCGCGAGCGCTTTCCCAATATCTATGCGCATTGTCTCGACTGCGGGATCGACATCACGAGGGAGCGCATCCCAGTGATTCCGGCGGCCCATTACCAATGCGGCGGGGTGGTGGCCGATGTCAATGGAGCGACGGAGCTGACGGGCCTCTCTGTCATTGGGGAAGCGGCCTGCACGGGACTGCATGGAGCCAATCGCCTGGCCAGCAACTCCATCTTGGAAGCGCTCGTCATGGCCCATCGGGCGGCGGAAGAGTTGCTACGGCAGGTCCCTCCCGAGCGAAGCGAGCCTGCGCCCTTGCCCGAGTGGCGAGCGGGCGAGGTCACCGATGTGGATGAGCTGGTCGTGATCTATCACAACTGGGACGAGATCCGCAAAACGATGGCCGATTACGTGAGCATCGTGCGGACCGACAAACGCTTGCAACGGGCCTCGACCCGCCTGCGCAATTTGCGGCAGGAGGTCCAGGAATTTTATTGGAACTTCAAGGTGACCTCGGAGTTGCTGGAGTTGCGAAATCTGGTGGACGTGGCTGCCATCATCGTGGAAAGCGCGGCCCGGCGTCGGGAAAGCCGTGGTCTCCACTTCACCCTGGATGCCCCCGAGACCGAACCGGGCTATGGCCGTCCCACGGTGGTCCGGCGCTAA
- a CDS encoding ElyC/SanA/YdcF family protein, with amino-acid sequence MAILSANLLVSLQAAERAFSRVEEVPARRAALVLGCSPLVANGRENAFFRYRMEAAAALWRAGKVEWLLVSGANPDRFYNEPEAMRRRLVELGVPSEQIVLDYAGLRTLDSVVRAREIFGVDDPIIVSQEFHNKRALYLAQHFGLEQAVALHAQGVGVARGFSTHLREQLARVKMLLDVHLLGVQPRFLGDPEPLGKGSPS; translated from the coding sequence TTGGCGATTCTCTCTGCCAACTTGCTAGTTTCGCTCCAGGCGGCCGAGCGCGCTTTCTCGAGAGTCGAGGAGGTGCCAGCACGGCGGGCGGCGCTTGTCCTTGGCTGCTCGCCCTTAGTGGCCAACGGGCGCGAGAATGCCTTTTTTCGCTATCGCATGGAAGCGGCCGCCGCGCTTTGGCGGGCCGGGAAAGTGGAGTGGCTGCTAGTGAGTGGGGCCAATCCGGATCGCTTTTACAACGAGCCCGAGGCCATGCGGCGTCGCTTGGTGGAGCTGGGCGTGCCCAGCGAGCAGATCGTTCTCGATTATGCCGGGCTCCGCACGCTCGACTCGGTGGTGCGGGCACGGGAGATCTTCGGGGTGGACGATCCCATCATCGTTTCTCAGGAATTCCATAACAAACGGGCGCTCTACTTGGCCCAGCATTTCGGGCTGGAGCAAGCGGTGGCCCTTCACGCGCAGGGAGTGGGGGTGGCGCGAGGCTTTTCGACTCATCTGCGAGAGCAATTGGCCCGGGTGAAAATGCTCTTGGATGTGCACCTCTTGGGGGTGCAGCCCCGCTTTCTGGGGGATCCGGAGCCTTTGGGCAAGGGTAGCCCGTCTTAA
- the queG gene encoding tRNA epoxyqueuosine(34) reductase QueG, translating into MPESSRARNTTSPAELDPKERVRELAQAHGFDECRIARAAPAAHAEAYQEWLAEGRHGDLDWMARDPKRRSDPRLVFPAAKSVIVLATNYFQGRAPNPEFKIARYAWGDDYHDLVKKRLKAMARDLESLGGQQRVYCDTGPILERDFANEAGLGWSGKSTLQLHRRLGTWFFLSEILTSLELAPDSPERNKCGKCTACITACPTGAITEPHKLDARRCLSYFTIEHKGPIPEEFRRAMGDRIYGCDDCLTACPWNRFAQASREASLQAREYVHDWKLRDFLALSDAEFRTLFRKSPIKRTKRSRFLRNVCVALGNTGRAQDLPALERAAAEPDPLIAEHARWAIQEIQNRCSDSSSHTKLQNSLEEWREGGVEKRR; encoded by the coding sequence TTGCCGGAATCGTCGCGAGCGCGGAATACCACTTCGCCAGCCGAGCTTGACCCCAAGGAACGGGTCCGCGAGTTGGCCCAAGCGCACGGCTTCGATGAATGCCGCATCGCCCGGGCCGCTCCCGCAGCCCATGCCGAGGCCTACCAAGAGTGGCTTGCGGAAGGTCGGCACGGGGACCTCGACTGGATGGCCCGCGACCCCAAGCGGCGGAGTGACCCTCGTCTCGTCTTTCCAGCCGCCAAAAGCGTCATCGTCCTGGCCACCAATTACTTCCAAGGCCGCGCTCCCAATCCCGAGTTCAAAATCGCCCGCTACGCCTGGGGGGATGACTACCATGATCTCGTGAAAAAGCGGCTCAAAGCCATGGCCCGGGACCTCGAGTCTCTCGGCGGCCAGCAGCGGGTCTATTGTGACACCGGGCCCATCCTCGAGCGGGACTTCGCGAACGAAGCCGGTCTCGGCTGGAGCGGCAAATCCACTCTCCAACTGCACCGCCGCCTCGGCACATGGTTCTTCCTCTCGGAAATCCTGACCTCCCTGGAGCTGGCCCCCGACTCGCCCGAGCGAAACAAATGCGGCAAGTGCACCGCCTGCATCACGGCTTGTCCCACCGGCGCCATCACTGAGCCTCACAAGTTGGATGCACGCCGTTGTCTCAGCTACTTCACCATCGAGCACAAGGGCCCGATTCCGGAGGAATTTCGCCGGGCCATGGGCGACCGCATTTACGGCTGCGATGACTGCCTGACCGCCTGCCCTTGGAATCGCTTTGCCCAAGCCAGTCGGGAGGCCTCCTTGCAAGCTCGCGAATATGTTCACGATTGGAAGCTGCGAGACTTCTTGGCCCTGAGCGATGCCGAATTCCGAACCCTCTTCCGCAAGAGCCCGATCAAACGGACCAAGCGCTCCCGCTTTCTTCGCAACGTCTGCGTGGCCCTCGGGAACACCGGCCGCGCCCAAGATCTCCCCGCCTTGGAACGGGCTGCAGCCGAGCCCGATCCACTGATCGCCGAACACGCTCGCTGGGCCATCCAGGAAATCCAGAACCGTTGCTCGGACTCCTCTTCTCATACCAAGCTCCAGAATTCACTGGAAGAATGGAGGGAAGGCGGAGTGGAGAAGAGGCGCTGA
- a CDS encoding L-threonylcarbamoyladenylate synthase, whose amino-acid sequence MVENPESSKTEVAAIDPEGENYGLLAARAAGLLAAGELVALPTETVYGLAADALNQEAVAQVFAVKERPTFDPLIVHVRHEAQLREVAEVPPEVEEALVLLLSEFWPGPLTFLLPKKPIIPDLVTAGLPTVAVRAPSHPVMRRVLKELGRPIAAPSANRFGRISPTSAPHVLEELGGRLPLILDAGACSHGLESTIIQLEPGPKTKPLARILRAGPVTPEDLKRFCKVELPRKRSGSGEAALAPGQLASHYAPRTPLRLVETPEEFQPEPGKRYGLLSYKGDPKAGLLDKTDWALVSELSPTVGKLAEAAVRFFFVLRQLDAAGLDEIIAEPIVEKGLGVAMMDRLRRASLNH is encoded by the coding sequence ATGGTGGAGAATCCTGAAAGCAGCAAGACCGAGGTCGCGGCCATCGATCCAGAGGGAGAGAACTACGGGCTGCTGGCGGCTCGGGCAGCCGGGCTCTTGGCGGCCGGAGAATTGGTGGCTCTTCCCACCGAGACCGTCTACGGACTGGCGGCCGACGCGCTCAACCAGGAGGCCGTGGCCCAAGTCTTCGCGGTCAAAGAACGGCCGACCTTTGACCCGCTCATCGTGCACGTGCGCCATGAGGCTCAGCTGCGGGAGGTGGCCGAGGTCCCGCCCGAGGTCGAGGAAGCCTTGGTCCTCTTGCTCTCGGAATTCTGGCCCGGGCCCCTGACCTTTCTCTTGCCCAAGAAGCCGATCATTCCCGATCTCGTGACAGCGGGCTTGCCCACGGTGGCGGTCCGAGCGCCCTCCCATCCGGTCATGCGGCGGGTGCTCAAGGAACTGGGTCGCCCGATTGCTGCTCCCAGCGCCAATCGCTTCGGAAGAATCAGCCCCACGAGCGCTCCCCATGTCCTGGAGGAACTGGGGGGACGTCTCCCGCTCATTTTGGATGCGGGTGCTTGTTCCCATGGGCTCGAGTCCACCATCATCCAGCTCGAGCCCGGCCCCAAGACCAAGCCGCTCGCCCGAATTCTCCGGGCGGGACCCGTCACGCCCGAAGACCTGAAGCGCTTCTGCAAGGTGGAGCTGCCCCGAAAGCGGTCCGGTTCCGGGGAAGCCGCCCTCGCACCTGGGCAGTTGGCTAGCCACTACGCTCCCCGGACCCCGCTCCGCTTGGTAGAGACCCCGGAGGAGTTCCAGCCGGAGCCAGGTAAACGCTATGGACTCCTCAGCTACAAAGGGGATCCCAAGGCAGGCCTGCTGGACAAGACCGATTGGGCGCTCGTTTCGGAGCTGAGCCCGACGGTTGGCAAGCTGGCGGAGGCCGCGGTGCGCTTCTTTTTCGTGCTGCGGCAGTTGGATGCCGCGGGCCTGGATGAAATCATCGCCGAGCCGATCGTGGAGAAGGGCTTGGGGGTGGCCATGATGGACCGGCTGCGAAGGGCCTCCCTCAACCACTGA
- a CDS encoding YggS family pyridoxal phosphate-dependent enzyme, whose product MSTIAANFAEVRQRLAQAAQRSGRDPQEIELCAVSKTWPALILHEAVDCGQRLFGENKVQEAEAKQPELPGHCRWHFLGHLQKNKVKKALPLFECFHGVDSLELAERFNRLAGELGLHPEIYLQVNLADEASKFGFSPAGLRAVFESILEMDRLYLQGLMVIPPPVETPEEQRPRFAQTRELRDALVSEFGVPLPKLSMGMSGDFEIAIEEGATLVRVGTTLFGQRNYSQHRREAG is encoded by the coding sequence GTGTCCACGATTGCCGCCAACTTCGCCGAGGTTCGCCAGCGCCTGGCTCAAGCTGCCCAGCGCTCCGGCCGCGACCCGCAGGAAATCGAACTGTGCGCCGTTTCCAAGACTTGGCCCGCCCTTATCCTCCACGAAGCGGTCGATTGCGGCCAACGGCTCTTTGGCGAGAACAAGGTCCAGGAAGCGGAAGCCAAGCAGCCCGAGCTCCCGGGCCACTGCCGCTGGCACTTCCTCGGCCATCTCCAAAAAAACAAAGTCAAGAAGGCCCTCCCGCTCTTTGAGTGCTTTCATGGAGTCGACTCCTTGGAGCTGGCCGAGCGCTTCAATCGCCTAGCCGGCGAACTCGGCCTCCATCCTGAGATCTACCTCCAGGTCAATCTGGCGGACGAAGCCAGCAAGTTTGGCTTCTCGCCCGCTGGCCTTCGCGCGGTCTTTGAATCGATTCTGGAAATGGACCGGCTTTACCTTCAGGGGCTGATGGTCATTCCCCCGCCGGTCGAGACTCCCGAAGAGCAGCGCCCTCGCTTTGCCCAGACCCGAGAACTGCGCGACGCTCTCGTGAGCGAGTTCGGCGTTCCCCTGCCCAAACTCTCCATGGGAATGAGCGGCGATTTCGAGATCGCCATCGAAGAAGGCGCCACCCTGGTCCGGGTGGGCACCACTCTTTTCGGCCAGCGCAATTATAGCCAGCACCGCCGCGAAGCGGGCTAG
- the panC gene encoding pantoate--beta-alanine ligase, translated as MRVFQSKESLRAWRGQVSGPVVLVPTMGALHRGHQALLEAGRRLAGDGGHLVASIFVNPTQFGPGEDFESYPQSWAEDLAMCRAAGVEGVFAPSAGQLYAEDASLQVSETLLSETLCGASRPGHFAGVCLVVLKLFHLVQPQEAVFGKKDFQQFAILRRMVRDLDLPVTLHGLETVREADGLALSSRNRYLSPAERKEAVCLRRALGAAEERVARGESAADPILSAARAELARASLGRLDYLELVEAESLQPVRRLAGPSLLAVAMFFGEARLIDNVELFPPAG; from the coding sequence ATGAGGGTTTTCCAGTCCAAGGAGTCCCTGCGAGCTTGGCGGGGGCAGGTGAGCGGCCCGGTCGTGCTGGTGCCCACAATGGGGGCACTCCACCGGGGCCACCAAGCGCTGCTGGAGGCGGGACGTCGCTTGGCCGGGGACGGCGGCCATCTGGTGGCGTCGATTTTCGTGAACCCGACTCAGTTCGGGCCGGGAGAGGATTTTGAAAGCTACCCTCAGAGCTGGGCCGAGGATTTGGCCATGTGCCGGGCGGCAGGGGTGGAGGGGGTCTTCGCTCCCAGCGCGGGCCAGCTTTATGCTGAGGACGCCTCTCTCCAAGTTTCCGAGACGCTCCTGAGTGAGACCCTCTGCGGGGCCAGCCGTCCGGGGCACTTTGCGGGGGTTTGTTTGGTGGTTTTGAAACTGTTTCATTTGGTCCAGCCCCAGGAGGCGGTTTTTGGAAAGAAGGATTTCCAGCAGTTCGCGATTCTTCGACGGATGGTGCGCGATCTGGATCTGCCCGTGACTTTGCATGGGCTGGAGACGGTCCGGGAGGCGGATGGCTTGGCCTTGAGTTCCCGCAATCGCTATCTGTCTCCGGCCGAGCGAAAGGAGGCGGTTTGCTTGCGCCGGGCTCTCGGCGCGGCGGAGGAACGGGTGGCCCGAGGAGAGAGCGCGGCGGATCCCATTCTGAGCGCGGCCAGGGCCGAGTTGGCCCGCGCTTCGCTGGGTCGCTTGGATTATCTGGAGTTGGTAGAGGCCGAGTCGCTTCAGCCCGTCAGGCGCTTGGCGGGCCCTTCGCTTTTGGCCGTGGCCATGTTTTTTGGCGAAGCGCGCCTCATTGACAACGTCGAGCTTTTCCCGCCCGCGGGCTAG